The proteins below come from a single Campylobacter sp. CCUG 57310 genomic window:
- a CDS encoding pseudouridine synthase, whose product MRLNKFISHNTSYSRREADELIKNGKVSVNNRVVSELATSVSDEDKVKINGRLVKLKKDFTVIAYHKQKGELVSKKDDRGRKTIYDSLPRNFAKFVSVGRLDYASEGLLLLTDAPAIATALMESDIERMYYLKVKGEVGQEVITAMQEGFFAADATKGAHAKTEIKSMEFKPFLAYKIFGSSGGYTKLKVIINEGKNRELRRFFGYFDLEVMDLKRVSFGRVDLGMLKPGKWRYFENSEYEDLRDFLKTNKIRY is encoded by the coding sequence ATGAGACTAAATAAATTCATCTCGCACAACACAAGCTACTCGCGCCGAGAGGCTGATGAGCTCATCAAAAACGGCAAAGTTAGCGTAAATAACCGAGTTGTTAGTGAGCTTGCCACAAGCGTTAGCGATGAAGATAAAGTTAAGATAAACGGTCGCCTGGTGAAGCTTAAAAAGGATTTTACAGTGATCGCCTATCACAAACAAAAGGGCGAGCTTGTTAGCAAAAAAGATGATCGCGGACGAAAGACGATATATGATAGCTTGCCGCGAAATTTTGCTAAATTTGTAAGCGTTGGAAGGCTTGATTATGCGAGCGAAGGGCTTTTGCTGCTAACTGACGCACCTGCAATCGCAACTGCGCTCATGGAAAGCGACATAGAAAGAATGTACTATCTAAAAGTGAAAGGTGAAGTAGGGCAGGAGGTGATAACCGCGATGCAAGAGGGCTTTTTCGCTGCAGACGCAACCAAAGGCGCGCATGCTAAAACCGAGATCAAATCAATGGAATTTAAGCCTTTTTTGGCGTATAAAATTTTTGGCTCAAGCGGAGGATACACAAAGCTAAAAGTCATCATAAACGAGGGTAAAAATCGAGAGTTAAGAAGGTTTTTTGGGTATTTTGATCTTGAAGTTATGGATCTGAAGCGAGTGAGTTTCGGTCGAGTTGATCTTGGTATGCTAAAGCCTGGCAAATGGCGCTACTTTGAAAACAGCGAATACGAAGACTTACGGGATTTTTTAAAAACCAACAAAATTCGCTACTAA
- a CDS encoding ribonuclease J, with protein sequence MNEDKVVVSKGKSNKKRRFRPKNKNNQGENNAEISAEQKASNNVIDNFFATSFDGETQNKSHESSAKQNGKKANSKQHKKPNSQNGGQNSQNNSKNGKKNAENKNASTQQNNQNGSNDDAQKPKKSKKPKKNLPAKLNGNEQWQQDIASAIEANKAAQELRLEPLKYLNSSDHKVRVTPLGGLGEIGGNMTVFETETSAIIVDIGMSFPSESMHGVDILIPDFDYVRKIKEKIKGVIITHAHEDHIGAVPYFYKEFKFPIYATPLPLGMINNKFEEHGLKQERSLFRSVEKRKPYLIGDFEVEWIHITHSIIDSSALAITTKAGTILHTGDFKIDHTPIDGYPTDLGRIAYYGERGVLCLMSDSTNSYREGITKSESSVGKTFDAIFAKSKGRVIMSTFSSNIHRVYQAIEWGLKYNRKVCVIGRSMERNLYTAMELGYVKLDKKIFIDANEVGKYKDNEVLIVTTGSQGETMSALYRMATDEHKYIKIKPTDQIIISSKAIPGNEGSVSTVLNFLIKSGASVAYQDFSEIHVSGHAAQEEQKLMIRLTKPKFFLPVHGEYNHIAKHKETAISCGVDERNIYLMSDGDQVEICQKYMKRAKTVKTGKVFIDNQINKQISDDVVIDRQNLAEAGVVMIIAQISRHSQKLINKPRVISYGLVADKQDGEFSKEMEEVLVQFLSNVKEELLKDSRMLESQVRQVIRKHIFRKVKKYPTIVPIIYLM encoded by the coding sequence ATGAACGAAGACAAAGTTGTAGTCTCCAAAGGAAAGAGCAATAAAAAGCGAAGATTTCGCCCGAAAAACAAAAACAATCAAGGCGAAAACAATGCAGAAATAAGTGCCGAACAAAAAGCGAGCAATAACGTTATAGATAATTTTTTTGCGACTTCTTTTGACGGCGAAACGCAAAATAAAAGCCACGAAAGCTCCGCTAAACAAAACGGCAAAAAAGCCAACTCAAAGCAGCACAAAAAACCAAATTCTCAAAATGGCGGACAAAATTCTCAAAATAATTCAAAAAACGGCAAGAAAAACGCTGAAAATAAAAATGCTAGCACTCAGCAAAACAACCAAAACGGCTCAAACGATGATGCACAAAAGCCAAAAAAGAGTAAAAAGCCGAAAAAAAATTTGCCCGCCAAACTAAACGGTAACGAGCAATGGCAACAAGACATCGCAAGCGCGATAGAGGCGAACAAAGCCGCTCAAGAACTTCGGCTTGAACCGCTAAAATATCTAAATTCAAGCGATCACAAAGTCCGAGTAACTCCTCTTGGCGGACTTGGCGAGATCGGCGGAAACATGACGGTGTTTGAGACCGAAACAAGCGCGATAATCGTAGATATCGGCATGAGCTTCCCAAGCGAGAGCATGCACGGAGTTGATATACTCATACCTGACTTTGACTACGTGCGAAAGATAAAAGAGAAGATAAAAGGCGTTATTATAACTCACGCGCACGAAGATCATATCGGTGCGGTGCCGTATTTTTATAAAGAGTTTAAATTTCCTATCTACGCTACGCCTCTTCCGCTTGGAATGATAAATAACAAATTTGAAGAGCATGGGCTAAAGCAGGAGCGTTCGCTATTTCGCTCGGTTGAAAAGCGAAAGCCTTATCTAATCGGTGATTTTGAAGTGGAGTGGATACATATAACTCACTCGATTATCGATTCATCCGCACTTGCCATTACGACAAAGGCGGGTACGATCTTGCACACGGGTGACTTTAAGATAGATCACACGCCCATAGACGGCTATCCGACCGACTTAGGACGTATCGCATACTACGGCGAGCGAGGTGTGCTGTGCTTGATGAGTGATAGCACAAACAGCTACAGAGAAGGTATCACAAAGAGCGAAAGCAGCGTAGGAAAGACCTTTGACGCGATATTTGCCAAATCCAAAGGGCGCGTGATAATGAGCACATTTAGCTCAAACATCCACCGCGTATATCAGGCTATCGAGTGGGGGCTTAAATATAACCGCAAAGTCTGCGTCATCGGCAGAAGCATGGAACGCAACTTATACACCGCAATGGAGCTGGGCTACGTAAAGCTTGATAAGAAAATTTTCATAGATGCAAATGAGGTCGGCAAATACAAAGACAATGAGGTGCTAATCGTAACCACTGGCAGCCAAGGCGAAACGATGAGCGCGCTATATCGCATGGCGACCGATGAGCATAAATATATAAAAATTAAGCCGACCGATCAGATCATAATAAGCTCTAAAGCGATCCCGGGAAATGAAGGAAGCGTATCGACGGTGCTAAATTTCTTAATAAAATCAGGCGCAAGCGTAGCGTATCAGGATTTTAGCGAAATTCACGTAAGCGGACACGCGGCACAAGAGGAGCAAAAGCTCATGATCCGCTTAACAAAGCCGAAATTTTTCCTTCCTGTTCACGGCGAATACAACCACATCGCAAAACACAAAGAGACAGCCATAAGCTGCGGAGTGGACGAGCGAAACATATATCTTATGAGCGACGGCGATCAGGTTGAAATTTGCCAAAAATACATGAAAAGAGCAAAAACCGTTAAGACCGGTAAAGTCTTTATAGATAATCAAATCAACAAGCAAATTTCAGACGATGTCGTTATCGACCGCCAAAATTTGGCAGAAGCGGGCGTAGTAATGATCATCGCTCAAATTTCACGTCACAGCCAAAAGCTCATAAACAAACCGCGTGTAATTAGCTACGGTCTTGTTGCAGACAAGCAAGACGGGGAATTTAGCAAAGAGATGGAAGAGGTGCTCGTGCAGTTTTTAAGCAACGTAAAAGAAGAGCTTCTCAAAGACAGCCGCATGCTTGAAAGCCAAGTGCGCCAAGTGATAAGAAAGCATATATTTAGAAAAGTGAAAAAATACCCGACTATCGTTCCGATAATTTATTTGATGTAA
- a CDS encoding DUF417 family protein, translating into MKNLLEKFANSNCDINFARFAVILIFCIFGNFKWFEFEVEALKPLFSTTWLNFLSALLGSHGASYFLGVVETVAYISLIIGYFKPKAGVLGSLIVIVTALTTLSLLPQLGKPDGFILKDIFTLSLGLILLKHDLLRLKSQNKDCKFS; encoded by the coding sequence ATGAAAAATTTACTTGAGAAATTTGCAAATTCCAACTGCGATATTAATTTTGCAAGATTTGCAGTAATCTTGATATTTTGTATTTTTGGGAATTTCAAATGGTTTGAATTTGAAGTTGAAGCATTAAAGCCATTGTTTTCTACCACTTGGTTAAATTTCTTATCCGCTTTACTTGGCTCTCACGGCGCAAGTTATTTTTTAGGAGTTGTTGAAACCGTTGCTTATATCTCGCTCATTATCGGGTATTTTAAACCAAAAGCAGGAGTTTTAGGATCTTTGATAGTTATAGTTACAGCACTAACGACACTTAGCCTACTGCCTCAGCTTGGCAAACCGGATGGATTTATCTTAAAAGATATCTTTACTCTATCATTGGGTCTTATTTTATTGAAACATGATTTATTAAGATTAAAATCACAGAACAAAGACTGCAAATTTAGTTAA
- the rsmA gene encoding 16S rRNA (adenine(1518)-N(6)/adenine(1519)-N(6))-dimethyltransferase RsmA, with translation MIKAKKHFGQNFLHDQNVLNKIIQSIPKDMQNIVEIGPGLGDLTSKILQISDSVTSYEIDSELYELLEKKFAKEIKDGRLRLFCADALSRWDESGLSETDYFLTANLPYYVATKMILNAIEDERCRGLVVMIQKEVAVKFSAKGGESEFSALAILASLQGGCELLFDVPSECFNPPPKVTSSVIKIQKSKNLIGKNAVFNTEFEYEKFKKFLKTAFSAPRKTLSKNLSANFDKCLLAEIYGELNLSQNLRPHEIDVNLYLKIFEKLKVKDERRQSCSLQRKEQ, from the coding sequence AACATTTTGGACAAAATTTTTTACACGATCAAAATGTGCTGAACAAAATCATCCAATCGATTCCCAAAGATATGCAAAACATAGTAGAAATTGGGCCTGGCTTAGGTGATTTGACGTCAAAAATTTTGCAAATTTCAGATTCGGTTACGAGCTACGAGATAGATAGCGAGCTTTACGAACTGCTTGAAAAAAAGTTTGCAAAAGAGATCAAAGACGGACGATTAAGACTTTTTTGCGCAGATGCGTTAAGTCGGTGGGACGAAAGTGGTTTGAGTGAGACAGACTACTTTTTAACGGCAAATTTGCCCTACTACGTCGCCACCAAGATGATTTTAAACGCTATCGAAGATGAGAGATGTCGCGGACTTGTTGTAATGATACAAAAAGAGGTCGCGGTCAAATTTAGCGCCAAAGGCGGCGAGAGCGAATTTAGCGCGCTGGCGATTTTAGCATCGCTTCAAGGTGGCTGTGAGCTGCTTTTTGACGTGCCAAGCGAGTGTTTTAACCCGCCTCCAAAAGTAACCTCATCTGTTATAAAGATCCAAAAAAGCAAAAATTTGATAGGCAAAAATGCTGTTTTTAATACCGAATTCGAGTATGAAAAATTTAAAAAATTTTTAAAAACCGCTTTTAGCGCACCAAGAAAGACGCTTAGTAAAAATTTATCGGCAAATTTCGATAAATGCTTGCTGGCTGAAATTTACGGCGAGCTAAATTTGAGCCAAAATTTACGTCCTCACGAGATCGATGTCAATCTTTATCTAAAAATATTTGAAAAATTAAAGGTAAAAGATGAACGAAGACAAAGTTGTAGTCTCCAAAGGAAAGAGCAATAA
- a CDS encoding SIS domain-containing protein: MQDMIQIASEVLKEEAAELIRQANKLGSEIDKAVNLMYNAKGKVIVTGVGKSGHIGAKIAATLASTGTPSFFIHPTEAMHGDLGMIDENDVVLAISFSGESDELVRILPHIKRFGIKIIGMAKSKESSLGKFSDALLNLDIIKEACPLNIAPTTSTTLTLALGDALAVCLMRKREFKQEDFANFHPGGSLGKRLFVKVKDVMKTQNLPIIKDDVSLKTAIDAMTHGKLGNVLLVDGEGKLKAVLSDGDLRRALMSESFDINEKAITYATKTPKTLTNKEMLAIDSLRLIEEYKIQILVVLDEGERPIGVLHIHDLSSLGL, encoded by the coding sequence ATGCAAGATATGATACAAATCGCAAGCGAAGTGCTAAAAGAAGAGGCCGCCGAGCTCATTCGTCAGGCTAACAAGCTTGGAAGCGAGATAGATAAGGCGGTAAATTTGATGTATAACGCCAAAGGCAAGGTTATCGTAACGGGAGTCGGCAAAAGCGGTCATATCGGCGCTAAGATAGCTGCCACGCTTGCAAGCACGGGCACGCCAAGCTTTTTTATACACCCGACCGAAGCGATGCACGGCGACCTTGGTATGATAGATGAAAATGACGTTGTTTTGGCGATAAGCTTTAGCGGCGAAAGCGATGAGCTCGTGCGAATTTTGCCGCATATCAAGCGATTTGGTATCAAGATAATCGGCATGGCAAAGAGCAAGGAAAGCAGCCTTGGTAAATTTAGCGACGCGCTTTTAAATTTAGACATCATCAAAGAGGCTTGCCCACTAAATATCGCTCCGACAACATCAACTACCCTAACCTTAGCGCTTGGCGACGCGCTTGCGGTTTGCCTGATGAGAAAAAGAGAATTTAAGCAAGAAGATTTTGCAAATTTCCACCCGGGTGGAAGCCTTGGCAAAAGGCTATTTGTCAAGGTCAAAGACGTGATGAAAACGCAAAATTTACCGATCATAAAAGATGACGTTAGTCTTAAAACAGCGATTGACGCGATGACTCACGGCAAGCTTGGCAATGTACTGTTGGTTGATGGCGAGGGCAAATTAAAGGCTGTTTTAAGCGACGGAGACTTACGTAGAGCGCTTATGAGCGAGAGCTTTGACATCAACGAAAAAGCGATAACATACGCAACCAAAACGCCAAAAACACTAACAAACAAAGAGATGTTAGCGATAGATTCGCTAAGGCTGATTGAGGAGTATAAGATCCAAATTTTAGTAGTGCTTGACGAGGGCGAAAGACCGATTGGAGTGCTACACATACACGATTTATCGAGCTTGGGGCTATGA
- a CDS encoding metalloregulator ArsR/SmtB family transcription factor yields the protein MQENIQNNDLQAVCESTIIHQDVIEKVRSELKSEEILYDLGDFFKILGDTTRIKILSALSKSQMCVCDIAALFGMSHSAISHQLRVLKQGRLVKHKKQGKVVYYSLDDEHVKSIIEQGLTHIMER from the coding sequence ATGCAAGAAAATATACAAAATAACGATTTACAAGCGGTTTGTGAAAGCACGATCATACATCAAGATGTGATAGAAAAAGTAAGAAGCGAGCTGAAAAGCGAAGAAATCCTATACGATCTTGGCGATTTTTTTAAAATTTTAGGCGACACGACTAGGATAAAAATTTTAAGCGCACTATCCAAATCGCAAATGTGTGTCTGCGATATCGCGGCACTTTTTGGCATGAGCCACTCGGCCATCTCGCATCAACTTAGAGTGCTCAAGCAAGGAAGGTTAGTTAAGCACAAAAAGCAGGGCAAGGTGGTTTATTATTCACTTGATGACGAACACGTAAAAAGTATCATCGAACAAGGGCTTACACACATCATGGAGAGATAA